In the Maridesulfovibrio bastinii DSM 16055 genome, one interval contains:
- a CDS encoding GntP family permease: MTPLSFLIILAIAIAFLMLMIMKVKMHPVLALFLTSIGLGLALGNNIIGTVNLINSGFGGTLKGIGVTIILGSILAMGIQDTGAATSISNFFTRLFRGKVLELAPALTAFIVSIPVFGDITMVLTAPIASILSKRKKISMSSMSSFIGMGLGLTHGLVPPTPGILAIALMYGADLGLTIFWGTVIAFIAFFGTWLLLRGWAAKEWIEPREDFVEGFEAAKSDSVEDVIIHEPGLPNAFMAMLPVLIPVVLITFASFAKVYMDEGGSSLTFFTSIGDRVIALSIGVVFTVLLGFYKAEKVKQFHTRTTGEKDCKVRQIIFGNWVSRGLTVALLPLLITAMGGAMGGMLKHAPVIKELGAIVAGTSLLPILVPFFTASIIMIAVGSMTTAGLTAAAIILPMLDSLGLSPVAATLSIGCGTMVLSHLNDSGFWIMTQFFNLNTKQGLKYLTIPRAVAGIIGIIALSIFVSMGLI, from the coding sequence ATGACTCCATTAAGTTTTTTAATAATCCTTGCTATCGCTATCGCATTTCTGATGCTTATGATCATGAAGGTCAAAATGCATCCTGTCCTTGCTCTTTTCCTGACAAGCATCGGTCTCGGACTGGCTCTTGGAAATAATATCATCGGAACAGTCAACCTTATCAACTCCGGCTTCGGTGGAACACTGAAAGGTATCGGCGTAACAATCATCCTCGGTTCCATACTTGCCATGGGTATTCAGGATACCGGTGCTGCTACTTCTATTTCGAACTTCTTCACTCGTCTGTTCCGCGGTAAAGTTCTTGAACTTGCTCCGGCTTTAACCGCATTCATTGTATCCATCCCGGTTTTCGGTGATATTACAATGGTTCTGACAGCTCCAATCGCATCCATTCTGTCAAAACGTAAAAAAATATCCATGTCTTCCATGTCATCCTTCATCGGCATGGGACTTGGACTCACTCACGGTCTTGTTCCCCCTACTCCCGGTATTCTTGCAATTGCGCTCATGTATGGAGCTGACCTCGGACTCACTATTTTCTGGGGAACAGTCATAGCTTTCATCGCATTCTTCGGAACCTGGCTCCTTCTCCGCGGCTGGGCTGCTAAAGAATGGATTGAACCCCGTGAGGACTTTGTTGAAGGTTTTGAAGCTGCCAAATCCGATAGCGTTGAAGATGTTATCATTCACGAACCAGGTCTTCCCAATGCTTTCATGGCCATGCTTCCTGTTCTTATTCCTGTTGTTCTCATCACCTTCGCATCTTTCGCCAAAGTTTACATGGATGAAGGCGGCAGCTCACTGACATTCTTCACCTCAATCGGTGACAGAGTTATTGCCCTTTCAATCGGTGTAGTATTCACCGTTCTTCTCGGATTCTACAAAGCAGAAAAAGTTAAACAGTTCCATACCCGTACTACCGGTGAAAAGGACTGCAAAGTCAGACAGATCATTTTTGGCAACTGGGTCAGCCGCGGTCTTACCGTAGCTCTGCTGCCCCTGCTCATCACTGCAATGGGTGGAGCAATGGGCGGTATGCTCAAGCACGCTCCGGTTATTAAAGAACTCGGTGCAATCGTAGCAGGAACCAGCCTTCTTCCTATTCTCGTTCCTTTCTTTACTGCATCAATCATCATGATTGCCGTGGGCTCCATGACAACTGCAGGTCTTACCGCAGCAGCTATCATTCTCCCCATGCTTGATTCACTCGGTCTTTCCCCTGTCGCAGCAACTCTTTCAATCGGTTGCGGAACAATGGTTCTCAGCCACCTGAATGACAGCGGCTTCTGGATTATGACCCAGTTCTTCAACCTTAATACCAAGCAGGGACTCAAGTATCTGACAATTCCGCGCGCTGTTGCCGGCATAATCGGAATAATCGCCCTGTCAATTTTTGTGTCCATGGGTCTTATATAA
- a CDS encoding dihydrodipicolinate synthase family protein — protein sequence MSLDSLKGIIPPVSTILKENGEFDKTGMGVFIERLVASDVNGLLFLGSAGEFSQLSNPVRKEIAEFCVKSVAGRKPVIIGTGACGTAEVIDLSLHAASIGADAVIVVNPYYQPMDDERLYNHYRTIAEASTLPVIIYNFPALTGQDLSPQLIKRLALDCPNIVGIKDTVDCISHIRDLIIHVKGARPDFKVICGYDEYLFMTLAMGGDGAIPGTSNFAPEITCGIYKAFQENDLETIKELAPRLATLAQLYSLDVPFSWLLKEAIRSTGSDIPTGVAAPATAPSEDVKKRFHEILKQAGF from the coding sequence ATGTCTTTAGACTCTTTAAAGGGTATCATCCCACCGGTTTCCACAATCCTCAAAGAAAATGGAGAATTTGATAAAACCGGAATGGGAGTTTTCATCGAAAGACTCGTAGCCAGCGATGTCAACGGTCTGCTCTTCCTCGGAAGCGCAGGAGAATTCTCTCAGCTTTCAAATCCTGTGAGAAAAGAAATCGCAGAATTCTGCGTTAAAAGTGTTGCAGGACGTAAACCGGTAATCATCGGAACCGGAGCATGCGGAACTGCTGAAGTTATAGACCTCAGCCTGCATGCCGCTTCAATCGGAGCTGATGCTGTTATCGTTGTTAATCCTTATTATCAGCCTATGGATGATGAGAGACTTTACAACCATTACCGCACCATAGCTGAAGCCAGCACCCTGCCTGTTATTATCTATAACTTCCCGGCACTTACCGGTCAGGACCTGTCTCCTCAGCTGATCAAGCGTCTGGCTCTGGACTGCCCCAACATCGTAGGTATCAAGGATACTGTTGACTGCATTAGCCACATTCGTGATCTTATTATCCACGTAAAAGGCGCACGCCCCGACTTCAAAGTCATCTGCGGTTACGATGAGTACCTGTTCATGACTCTCGCAATGGGTGGCGACGGTGCAATCCCCGGAACATCCAACTTTGCCCCTGAAATCACCTGCGGAATATACAAAGCTTTCCAGGAAAATGATCTCGAGACCATTAAGGAGCTTGCTCCCCGTCTTGCTACTCTGGCTCAGCTGTATTCACTTGATGTACCTTTCTCATGGTTGCTCAAGGAAGCTATCCGCTCAACAGGTTCCGATATTCCGACCGGCGTTGCAGCTCCTGCAACTGCTCCCAGTGAAGATGTAAAAAAACGTTTTCATGAGATTCTTAAACAGGCCGGTTTCTAA